In the genome of Chrysoperla carnea chromosome 5, inChrCarn1.1, whole genome shotgun sequence, the window GGTGGTGAAGATTTAACTGAAGGTGTGCGATGTATGGTAAGATTGTCGATGGATAATGATGATAATGAAGAAGATAAATTTATGtgttacatacaaaaattatcgtCAGATAGTAAGCATGGTGAATATGAAGGCGATAAACCATGTGTTGTGTACATAGAAGAATTAGCAAAAATATGTACGGTACGACGCGATCAATTAGAGCCATTACCACATGCTACAGCTTGGCCGTTGccattaaaaacttataaacaTTTGTACAAAGAAACTCTTTGTAACAGTAAGTTTTTCTCAGatcattttctctaaaaaaacaTTACCACTAGGCATTAAAAAATACGTAACGAGGAATTCACAATCCATTTTGTTCGTAACTTTCGTTTAAGGAAGTATTTATTGAATCCAAGTACAAACATTGTTGAAAAAATATCCTTGATTAATTAATCCAGGATCCTTTGGAAccgaaatactttttatatattcaagttAGTTTATATATTACTAATGTTTTCTTCCATTCTCCACCgagaaaacagaaaattttatctaaaatttaaccTCTGGAGAAtgttaattaaacacattttatttgcttaaaatccactttatttaagattttgtcagtcaaaatattttgtttatgtacattttgactattttaagctaataaaatgtgtttaattaatgttaataacttccacaaattaacgctCTCAAACTTAAATTACTCTACTAGGAGAATGCTTTAGCGCCTTGCATTTCGTTCAAAAGTCGGTGGAATGAGTTGTAGACAGCgttttattgtatatatctTAGTGAGTCAATGAAAGATAGTTGAGATCGAAATATAATAGTACAACTGTTCATACGAAGGTGTAGAAAAAAGTCAATTGTGTTGAAAAATCAggcaaatagaaaaaaaaaactattataaaaaatatataaactattgttatattttgaactattcaaaatttgatCTTTGACAATTTTTCCTAACCCTGGCCGTTTTATAGGTACAAACgttcaaaaaaaatgtcgttattttgatgaaaatttgatattgacaaaattaacTATTACTCCGtggttttgatcaaatatttgattcaaaatcaattgaattttatagttTAGACATTGCTAATTTTGGGTATTATTACCTCGATTAAATCGACTGGTATGTTAGGCTAAACTTGTTAACCAATAAACAAACTCATTTCTGTTTCCGTACTAGTTAAAGCAGTGACTAATTATAGTCGAAAAGTGTTCAACTGCAACTGCTTATTACCAAGAAGTCGACTTACTGTGAGCCCTTATCGGTTAAATACAGCCAAATATTCTTAACTCTATGCTATCTTAGTACAATCACAAATTAAACgtttattttttcctattttagAAAAGAACATCCGAAAATCTAAAACaccaaaatcattaaaaaattgtaaaatcttAGATTTTTCAACGGATCCGGATGCcccaaagttgaaaattaaaaccaaaaaggAGATTATTGGTACTCTCAATGCTTACAATAATTCAGTTCAAGTAAGTGAACGTTCGAAACAtttctttattcaatttaatttaattgttttatgacGCTAATGTTGTTTCTAGATAcaaatacatgtttttttttttaaatattactgttAATTTCATTAGGAAAATGTTGAATACATCACAATGCCAGCATATGTTCCAAATCCATATACAACACATTCCCCCGAAAATTGGAATGAAAATACGTCGAATGATCAAATAATTACATCGCCGCATACAATAACAAATACAACATTACGTAATACATATCCAGTTTATGCAACCGAATATTTACCACAACCACCACCAGCGGCCATAGAATCATCAACTAGTAATTCGTACGTCATTGTAGATCCAAATACAATTGTTGATTACCCAACGAACAGACCACACGAACCAGTTAATTACAACGTATCACGTTCCCAGTCACCAAATGGAGCCGATTTACCATATCATGATATACCAACgttacgattttttttcaactttggcttggattattttcgtaatataaaTACAACTATTTGGCATCATGCTAATGGTACAGAGGAAGTGTACAATCATAGCACACCCATGATAACAGCGGAGAGTCCACAACAAGTGATCACAACAGCCCCAACAACAGGTGTGTGGCCAATTTGTAGTGGATCGCCTGTAATTGTTCCACATGTTGGCGGCATTGATACGCAGCAAAGATTATCAATTGATATGCAACATTTGAACTTAAAAGAAGAATGTGAGGATGTTGATTACATTGGATATAAAAATGGTAAGAAAGCTGATGATAAAAATGTCGGTAAGTTTTATTCTAGTCGAAAGTTTGCAGTTCATCACAAAATTCTAATCACCTTCATACGCGTGTACTATCTTTATAAGTTATAAcctgtgttattctgatgtatgagcattcattagttttcgaaatcgtTCAGCTAAGCGAGCGGGTAAATTCTAGCTCGTGTTATTTAATATCATATAGCTTTCCTCGATAAATAGATTGTCCAACACTAAAAGAAGTTTTCAATTCGAACCGGTAGTTCCAGAGATTAGCGCGTTCTACCAAACAAACTCTTCAGCTTTATATATTAGTTAAAGATTAAAAttcctgttaaaaaaaaaaaaaaaaacaaaaaaaaagcgaaCAAACAAGCAATATTTGCAGAGTAGAAGTGATAGAGTAAGACATGGGCCACAATTTCTGCACATTCGTGGTCAAGAAGGCTAAGACACTAGGCCGAGTTTGATTCTCGTTgactatgaataaataaaatcagattTTTGTTCTCGATTTCTTCTGAATCTATTAGATTAGAAAAattgttaccaaaaaaaattgaatttgatttgttCTACAAATCTACACAACCGTGTAACAAACAAATGGAGGTTGGAAGTTAACCgttttaaaacaattctaaACCATTTTATGGTTATCGGGTAAGCTCATATCcattaaatagatatttttaagaACTAATACTgtttgaaaaaatcttttttaatcaaaacacGGTAGAGAATCCGTAAGTTATTTACTAATAGCTGTACTGCCTTCTTCCTGGAAGTAATACATTACAGTAAACTACGATTAATAGGTAATAtagacaaaaaattgattaaattataacattaatttttttagtatccaAAAATCGTCAATGGAATAACAGCCGTAAACttcaaaatcaaatacaaaaatcaccATCAAGTAAACTCACTTGGCAATATAATTCATCAATGATTGCACGAAACATTGAAGCATACCCAACATCAACACCGGCCGCCTATAATTGTGCTGTAGCAAAACCAACACCTGAAAGTATGAGTCCACCCAGCATTGAATACAATACACCAGGTTATTATACGCATTTCATCCCTGAACATCCACAAAACTTTGTGTATGCTCCAGCTCCGCCAGATATGCTACAACcgtatatttattcaaattgttaTCCTGCACCATCGTTTGCGTACGTGCCAGAAGGTATTCAACCAATTCCTTATAGTACACCACAAACACATTCAAATCAACTAATAAAAACCTCGACTCCAAATAATTTATCcgcttaaaatttatatattatttttattataactgaCTTTTAACGCTTAGTATTAGATGTATGGTCCTTAAGGGGTCGTATCGTGAGACAGTTATTTTCGATGGTGGAAAAATATCTTTTCGTAATTTTCACaatctatttataataatattttatttgaaatcaatgatacataaaaatattattcttccaAATTTAGCTAAAGTAGATGGTTAGGTCATATGTAgagtatttttgaataaatggtCATAAATCAAGGGAATAGTGAGGTATGTCGAGACAATCATTTTATGAGTTACATATGTAactcataaaatgtcaaaaatacacgcattgttttgaatttgtatCAAAActgttgaattaaaaaaaaaattcgggaaacatttttgttatttaatgttttgCTCTATCACTAACAGTTTTCGCGCAGTTTTCTCTATCTGTAACAAACTGTTAGTAGATATATCGAGTGTTACATATAACGGGGCGGTCTAAGAACTTTCCagagaataattattttgtaaaataagcttcatgggtaaaaaaaaattatttagtgaagTATATTAATATGAGGCCCAATGAAcaccaatttcaaataaaaagccCCATTTTTTGTTGTCAATTCGTGTatgatattagaaaaaaatataaattattatgcgctatatttttgaaaggttaagaatatttacttgtttcgttattttttaagtagaatTTTACAcgaaatgacaaaaaaaaaacaaagttttccgtttgaaattttgaatttgattttcatagggtacatacaaatttcaaaatcaattttttttttaatccatgaAGTTTTTGCATTAAACATTTGTCAGAAGTTTTTGAGCCGTTCCGTTATTTGCGTGACATGGTGAAAAACAGCGATTAAAACAAGCTGTTAGAGATTgagcaaaatatgactcttataaaaatacaaataaatagatcttgtaatgaaattattttagtaaactCAACAAGTTCCgaataaattcaaaatggtACGCGTAATTTTATCGTCACCAGCTTCGTAGAGGCATCTTTGGActcatgttatttttaataaaatgcctTTATATAACGGCATAATGCCATTAGAATTGAGATGATACCTCAATTCCTAAGCAGTAGGATCGCCTtaagttccttaaaaaaaatcaggGATGTGTTTTTAATACTTGCGTTTCAAAATACATACCAGTATACTTACTACTGTACCTAGTATAGATAGGCGGCATTTTCTTGGAAAATCAaatcgttttatttttcaatcaataaacaCCATTTCTATACTAGCTAATAAACTGATATACATTTTGAAACTAAAGGATTATTCATTCATTAGTGCTCTTCTACCAATAAGACTATTCAAATTAGCGATAACATATATCgctatatatattaaatgttaaataaggagaaattcgaaaaaacaaGTTCAAAGCGTACATatgacaataaaattatctcaaaattattaaaatttatttaagtattaatttataattattaattataagtttgtaaaaaattaacaagatgCGTAAACTATTATGCAAATTTTGCATCGATTACATAGATTTATGTAAcacagaattaaatttttttttttttcgtactttttattttattcgttttgacaattttaatatattgagaTAAATCATcacagttatttatttaaaaatttgacacaGAGAGTTACTTTtgggataaaaaataattcattacactgatgaaatttcttataaataataattaataatcttaATTGAATCGCGATCCCATAGATACAAATTAAAGGACTCTGTACAAACTTTatggggaaaaaattttgttgaattcgAATAAATCGTAAGATACAGTTAGACGAAGATTAAACATTTAATAGGTCATCAAGCTCGGAAACACGTTTTTTAAATCAGGAATAAAGCTGCGATCATATTAGTGTCAATTTAAACGCACGTTGAACGGATGTTTATTACAATTACATAGTATTAAATAGAATTATCTATAACGTACGTTAAAATTAACGCCAGTGTGACCAGCTCTATTTAAcacaatatatttgtaaaacgTATGTTTAAAACAATGTACGTTAGTTTTAACGCTGGTGTGACCGCAGcttcaaagttaaaaaatagacAATAATACATCCTATCGGAAgcttataattgaaaaaattttcacataagtagaaaagttattgaaagatttatttattccatttttaaatactttattgaACGATAGATTTAAggcgaaattttattttcatgtccCATTATTTAGGGTGTTAATGGATCggtttttgatagttttattCTAGTCATTTTTAATCTCAagtgaatatttattaactcCAAAGGAGTTTTGTAAGTTTCCAAAGGTGTGTATCTTTGcctattttaaaactttaaccaCTGATTTATGTTCAAAAAGAGAGTTTCCGAATTTGGTAGTAATTGGGacaatttattatcttttaaattatcAGTTTACTTAGTTATTCAAATCCATTAAGTATTTTCCCATTTGATTTGTCTGGCCtcctttaataatttaaaattttcttcttttcgtTATTATTCATAGTATTTTACGTCTGTTATGATTTAtagttgaaaaatattcaagttaatttatatttttgtctaatTATCTACacataaagtaatttatttattaaatcatgtttttccaaaaaaattttccaagtaaacattaacttttaaattagtTTACTTAGAGAACGAGTCCAATTTTATGgaaagttcttttaaatttttgttttaaaggctGTATTTATACagcaaaagattttataaaaggTCTATATTATAAAGGATCCTATATATTGAAACACTTTCGATAAATTCGGGTATAACCACGGATATCTGTAGTAACATGTTgatcaaatttctaaaaaacgAAATTCGCTTTTACATCATTATTGGCagactggaaaaaattgattagtttTCCTGTTACGAGCTGACGGTCTATTATGCTAACTTGAATACTCTGAGTGTTTAACTCAGGTTACTAAGAACTTTGCTCGACCTAACACTTTCATTATGTATTTTCACTTAGACATATGATATGTAATTCagtcaaattaaacattgatcGCTACATCaattaagatatttttgtttttttagtatattgtTTGTAATGTAAGGACAATATTAAATCAAAGTTTTCGTCCTCGACAGACGACTGGAtcattctcaaaaataaaagttatcatTATTCCAGTTTTGGTCGAATTTGACCCGGAAGGACTggttttcaacaaatattatttatgaattcatttttaaatatactaaatttgcAACAACTTGAGGCCAGAAGGGTTTATATaggaccgatagtttcggaAATGCAGCTTTTCAAAATTTGGCCAATTTTTGAAGTTACACCATTATTCATCCACAGATGGCATACCAGACGAAGATGAAGTGGACGAAGAATTGTCGACGTCCGTCTGGATATTCTTGAAAACCATCCTGACACCCAGACGTCGTCTTGTGCTATCCAGGTCCATCAAAGGGGGGCAAAGTTGGATTAAAATAGTATTCCGTGGAAACCCTCTCTATTCCTCTCATTTGGCTCTCGTGGTTGAGGGGGGTCACTTTAGCATCCCCTAAGACTCTAAAAGAACTAACTGAGAGGAAAGGAGTGGGTTTCCAAGGAAATGCTAGATCTTCAGAAACTTGAATAGAGTACCTGCTgatgatgtatttattttaataaaattttgcctTATTTGATATATCTGATTGATCCAAGGCGTCGTCTTTTAAAATGTCAGGAGATGGGTCAAGAATATGCAGACAAGCCCCGGCAATTTTTCGTCTGGCATGTCAACTATGGGCGCGTAACGAGTATTTCCGAAATTATCGGTCCTATAAATACTATTCTGGCTTTGTTGCTTTAGCCTACTCTAAAAATGAATCCACAATCTTATATGAAAAACCAGTCCTTCTGGGTCAAAATCGactaaaactgaaataaggtaaaatttttatttttttgagaatgaTCCGGTTGCCTGCCGTTGtcgaaaacatatatttaacattgcCATTAACAAACAAcatctcaaaaaaataaaaatatttaattttaagcagCGTTCAcgtctttttttttcatgtttaatttgaatgaattaatgtaatcaaaaatgaaattcgGAACGTGGTGGTATTGATGTATTTGATCGATTTACCGAGATGATATTCGATTTTACCGAAAGTGTTTTACCATAGTTTTTTGTaagattcttttaattaatttttataaagtctTTGACAGTCTAAACGTAGTCAATtggaaaataaagaatttttaaaatttattttataacaaattattttttcttttttttgtagaataaatttttatactttgttattatgtactatatttatattattattagaataatatcattattttgggaaaaaacttctgtaaatttttcattaaattaataaaataaaagtgatatacttttttttaatcgccTATCATTATAATGTATAGATATTTTCCATAAATCTATAGATATTTTCCATATCTCCATCTAACATCGGCGAATTGTGTTCGATAAGCGATTGAGAATGagattgaaaattatgaaaattttggatatacATCATTTGAAGCGAATTCAAAGttacaaaatttctaaatcTCCTTTTTTGTACAAGGTTACCTATTGATGATTTTATACAAGATTGTATGAGAATAACATATACCTTGACATACGCGAATTTCGACATACGCGGTTGGCACTTGATCCTATCTATTGCGTAAGTTCGAGGTATTACTGTAATTGTGTTGGGTCCAGATAAATTGAGTTGTTTTGATAATGGATACATTCAAAACACAGTTTTCCACTTCGAAAAATTCAAGGAAGtggtgtttatcagtctatatttGTGAAAGTATGTATGTGTCTATGTGGCATACTAAAGAACAAACAtgtgggccgattttgatggttatcttacgtcaatcgatttgtcttaaacTTGCGAGGGTCGCTGAAGATATAGcagcaataaaaattgaatatggcgaCCACTAGAAGCCATATtgtgacaagtgaaatttacaaaatttaaacaaccctcgacaaatttttctggt includes:
- the LOC123300677 gene encoding protein ovarian tumor locus-like isoform X2, with amino-acid sequence MSNRGFLRRSHRTVDQFLEKLGYYRKCIARDETCLFRIVAEQLYNTQTMHLRVREEVLQFMIEHRHILSGFIPEPYDDYLDRLRKHLVVCGDIEISIVSLLYGRDVLVFEPKDGKFINATARDLKEKFLLCRTTDDHYDGVFRLESIETAAFCQSMMYELLYERVFDVKDTDIIVDLMLHSDGENSVIETNNNSSGESGERLLAVKSILNSRGLQYDDNVSESLRNIVDEGLAPFSFKVAKALDPTIYRNIEFDSWNEMRKEIRYNQWYKGGEDLTEGVRCMVRLSMDNDDNEEDKFMCYIQKLSSDSKHGEYEGDKPCVVYIEELAKICTVRRDQLEPLPHATAWPLPLKTYKHLYKETLCNKKNIRKSKTPKSLKNCKILDFSTDPDAPKLKIKTKKEIIGTLNAYNNSVQENVEYITMPAYVPNPYTTHSPENWNENTSNDQIITSPHTITNTTLRNTYPVYATEYLPQPPPAAIESSTSNSYVIVDPNTIVDYPTNRPHEPVNYNVSRSQSPNGADLPYHDIPTLRFFFNFGLDYFRNINTTIWHHANGTEEVYNHSTPMITAESPQQVITTAPTTGVWPICSGSPVIVPHVGGIDTQQRLSIDMQHLNLKEECEDVDYIGYKNVSKNRQWNNSRKLQNQIQKSPSSKLTWQYNSSMIARNIEAYPTSTPAAYNCAVAKPTPESMSPPSIEYNTPGYYTHFIPEHPQNFVYAPAPPDMLQPYIYSNCYPAPSFAYVPEGIQPIPYSTPQTHSNQLIKTSTPNNLSA
- the LOC123300677 gene encoding protein ovarian tumor locus-like isoform X1; its protein translation is MSNRGFLRRSHRTVDQFLEKLGYYRKCIARDETCLFRIVAEQLYNTQTMHLRVREEVLQFMIEHRHILSGFIPEPYDDYLDRLRKHLVVCGDIEISIVSLLYGRDVLVFEPKDGKFINATARDLKEKFLLCRTTDDHYDGVFRLESIETAAFCQSMMYELLYERVFDVKDTDIIVDLMLHSDGENSVIETNNNSSGESGERLLAVKSILNSRGLQYDDNVSESLRNIVDEGLAPFSFKVAKALDPTIYRNIEFDSWNEMRKEIRYNQWYKGGEDLTEGVRCMVRLSMDNDDNEEDKFMCYIQKLSSDSKHGEYEGDKPCVVYIEELAKICTVRRDQLEPLPHATAWPLPLKTYKHLYKETLCNKKNIRKSKTPKSLKNCKILDFSTDPDAPKLKIKTKKEIIGTLNAYNNSVQENVEYITMPAYVPNPYTTHSPENWNENTSNDQIITSPHTITNTTLRNTYPVYATEYLPQPPPAAIESSTSNSYVIVDPNTIVDYPTNRPHEPVNYNVSRSQSPNGADLPYHDIPTLRFFFNFGLDYFRNINTTIWHHANGTEEVYNHSTPMITAESPQQVITTAPTTGVWPICSGSPVIVPHVGGIDTQQRLSIDMQHLNLKEECEDVDYIGYKNGKKADDKNVVSKNRQWNNSRKLQNQIQKSPSSKLTWQYNSSMIARNIEAYPTSTPAAYNCAVAKPTPESMSPPSIEYNTPGYYTHFIPEHPQNFVYAPAPPDMLQPYIYSNCYPAPSFAYVPEGIQPIPYSTPQTHSNQLIKTSTPNNLSA